From the genome of Hymenobacter cellulosilyticus, one region includes:
- a CDS encoding phosphatase PAP2 family protein translates to MSASGLSFPSGHAMISASFYGLLIYLVITHVRRHKVVRWFLVAGLVLLILLIGVTRVYLRVHYASDVLAGFTAGLVWLLIAIPMLKYIEKSVKKRYKYAPQLAEKQPE, encoded by the coding sequence GTGTCGGCTTCGGGGCTGAGCTTTCCCAGTGGGCACGCCATGATAAGCGCCTCGTTTTACGGCCTGCTGATTTACCTGGTCATCACCCACGTGCGCCGCCACAAGGTTGTGCGTTGGTTCCTGGTGGCCGGGCTTGTGTTGCTGATTCTACTCATCGGCGTGACGCGGGTATACTTGCGGGTACACTACGCTTCCGACGTGCTGGCGGGCTTCACCGCGGGGCTGGTTTGGCTGCTAATTGCCATTCCCATGCTGAAGTACATCGAAAAATCGGTAAAAAAACGATATAAATACGCACCGCAATTGGCTGAAAAACAGCCTGAATAG
- a CDS encoding ExbD/TolR family protein, with amino-acid sequence MRLPFSFTPTGRLPESHALVVSIDSRGRFYLATDNADFQTTLLEQVARQYGVALTQEQLRELRHSPFLSQDIHQLHAWLAAPPRLRHTFAVGIPSRAGNDQLADYLTAGLAVSSRLYGKKPFVFIRADQTLPAARLMRVFRLLQQHGIHRLNLVANEKSFATTYQNKPVTLD; translated from the coding sequence GTGCGGCTACCTTTTTCTTTTACTCCAACGGGACGGCTGCCGGAAAGTCATGCGCTGGTTGTGTCAATTGACAGCCGGGGTCGTTTTTACCTCGCCACTGATAACGCCGATTTCCAGACAACCCTGCTTGAGCAGGTGGCCCGGCAGTATGGCGTGGCCCTTACACAGGAGCAACTCCGGGAGCTGCGGCACAGTCCTTTTCTAAGTCAGGACATCCACCAGTTGCACGCTTGGCTTGCTGCGCCCCCTCGATTGCGTCATACCTTTGCCGTCGGCATCCCCAGCCGAGCCGGTAACGATCAGCTGGCGGACTATCTGACGGCCGGCTTGGCCGTGAGTAGCCGTTTGTATGGCAAAAAGCCCTTCGTGTTTATTCGGGCCGACCAGACGCTGCCCGCCGCACGCCTCATGAGGGTGTTTCGGCTTTTGCAGCAACATGGTATTCACCGGCTCAATCTGGTAGCCAACGAAAAGTCCTTTGCGACCACATATCAGAACAAACCTGTTACTCTTGACTGA
- a CDS encoding T9SS type A sorting domain-containing protein, translating to MYPNPTAGSVTLELAGLKAPTPVRAEVVNSLGQVVQRLMLQPGRVSLDLSAQPAGLYTVQLRTSAGLVVKKVVRQ from the coding sequence CTGTATCCTAACCCTACTGCTGGCAGCGTGACGCTGGAACTGGCTGGCCTGAAGGCGCCGACACCCGTGCGGGCCGAAGTAGTGAACAGCCTGGGTCAGGTGGTGCAGCGCCTGATGCTGCAGCCGGGCCGCGTTAGCCTAGATTTGAGCGCCCAGCCCGCCGGACTCTATACCGTGCAACTGCGAACCAGCGCAGGTTTGGTGGTGAAGAAGGTGGTGCGCCAGTAA
- a CDS encoding MFS transporter, whose translation MPKDFRLVLLYAIILLDVVVGAAIGPIMPEFVRGLPKPQLWLSLGTALFLGVQLFAAPVLGKLSDGFGRRPILLVSAVGTLLANCLLLPVRASLYFANRLSDGFTNGMYATVRSAITDISPPENLFKNLGLEGAIISLGFVLGPMVAGTLLTVAAVPAGEQARYVVGLAVGLAALNIGLTFLLRETHTQRNGVRGAELRAELSRAVNVLTIWSRLREKDADGRLRTIVLMQVALTMSTGYYFYFVPFASLGPQQMDARALSYFFMYFGLLSIAINYGFYTFLADRLNKPKTIFWLALASVPILGAYGLIGASRPALYVVVTLDCFTISLIQGLLEGLLAQRTTEADRGEIFGLNQAVQGLASFATILVGGALSVLGLELPFAWFGLCAGAVAWQAWRMLQTADLNWNQLLE comes from the coding sequence ATGCCCAAAGATTTCCGGCTCGTATTGCTCTACGCCATTATTCTGCTGGACGTGGTGGTGGGCGCGGCCATTGGGCCCATTATGCCCGAATTTGTGCGCGGCCTGCCCAAGCCCCAGCTGTGGCTGTCGTTGGGCACGGCGCTGTTCTTGGGCGTGCAGCTGTTTGCCGCCCCGGTGCTGGGCAAGCTCTCCGACGGCTTCGGGCGCCGGCCCATCTTGCTAGTATCGGCGGTGGGCACCTTGCTGGCCAACTGCCTGCTGCTGCCGGTGCGGGCCAGTTTGTACTTCGCAAACCGCCTGAGCGACGGGTTTACTAACGGCATGTACGCCACCGTACGCTCGGCCATTACTGACATTTCGCCGCCCGAAAACCTGTTTAAAAACCTCGGGCTGGAAGGCGCCATTATTTCCCTGGGCTTCGTGCTGGGGCCCATGGTGGCCGGCACCCTGCTCACGGTGGCGGCCGTACCCGCCGGGGAGCAGGCCCGCTACGTGGTGGGACTGGCCGTAGGCTTGGCCGCGCTGAACATCGGGCTGACTTTCCTGCTGCGCGAAACCCATACCCAGCGCAACGGGGTGCGGGGCGCCGAGCTGCGGGCCGAGCTGAGCCGGGCCGTCAACGTGCTGACTATCTGGAGCCGGCTCCGGGAAAAGGATGCCGACGGCCGGCTGCGCACCATCGTGCTGATGCAGGTGGCCCTGACCATGAGTACCGGCTACTATTTCTACTTCGTGCCTTTCGCCAGCTTGGGCCCGCAGCAGATGGACGCCCGGGCTCTGTCCTACTTCTTCATGTACTTCGGCCTCTTGAGCATTGCCATCAACTATGGCTTCTACACCTTCCTGGCCGACCGCCTCAACAAGCCCAAGACCATTTTCTGGCTGGCCCTGGCCAGTGTGCCTATCCTGGGGGCCTACGGCTTGATTGGCGCTTCCCGCCCGGCTCTGTACGTGGTAGTCACCCTCGACTGCTTCACTATTTCCCTGATTCAGGGGCTGCTGGAAGGGCTGCTGGCCCAGCGCACCACCGAAGCCGACCGGGGTGAAATCTTCGGCCTGAACCAAGCGGTGCAGGGCTTAGCCAGCTTCGCCACGATTCTGGTGGGCGGGGCCCTGTCGGTGCTGGGACTGGAGCTGCCGTTTGCCTGGTTTGGCCTGTGCGCGGGAGCCGTGGCCTGGCAGGCCTGGCGCATGCTGCAAACTGCTGATCTGAACTGGAATCAGCTTTTGGAATAA
- a CDS encoding class I SAM-dependent methyltransferase has protein sequence MATADTGFDRVAPFYDPLARLVFGNALQRAQQAALAGLPAGRPRVLIIGGGSGWVLGEVLQRRPDSRVLYLEASAMMLAKSRATLLHTTPDRAAQVEFRLGTEQDLRPTSRSTCLSPSFFSTCLSPAACAPFSAP, from the coding sequence ATGGCTACCGCCGATACCGGCTTCGACCGGGTTGCTCCCTTTTATGATCCGCTGGCCCGCCTGGTGTTTGGCAACGCCCTGCAGCGGGCCCAGCAGGCGGCTCTGGCCGGACTGCCGGCGGGGCGGCCCCGGGTGCTGATTATCGGGGGCGGCTCGGGCTGGGTGCTGGGCGAAGTACTGCAGCGCCGCCCCGATTCCCGGGTGCTCTATCTGGAAGCTTCGGCTATGATGCTCGCCAAGTCGCGCGCGACGCTGCTGCACACCACCCCGGACCGCGCCGCACAGGTGGAATTCCGTCTCGGCACCGAGCAGGACTTACGCCCGACGAGTCGTTCGACGTGCTTATCACCTTCTTTTTTCTCGACCTGTTTGAGCCCGGCCGCCTGCGCACCATTCTCAGCGCCCTGA
- a CDS encoding M61 family metallopeptidase, producing the protein MRKSAATLLLALALPFGALAQTPVQYTVAFPNAVHHEAQVTVVFSELPSGPLQVRMARSSPGRYALHEFAKNVYDVKATDSKGKTLTVSRPDPYGWDVSGHDGTVRFTYTLFGDRTDGTYAGIDAIHAHLNMPATLAYGRGQEQRPAEVKFELPAGWQVATQLRPDPTKGTYYAPHLQYLMDSPTSLGAQKLRSWQEQGRTIEMAVLHDGTEAELDAYVGQAKKIVKEAAAIFGELPAYDFGRYTFVANYLPQTSGDGMEHRNSTSLTSNRPLRGPGAIDNLGTVSHEFFHAWNVERIRPRDLEPFDFDRANMSNSLWFAEGFTQYYGELLLRRAGVYNDDQYCQEALSGLVGAMLNSPGAARFSPVQMSQQAPFVDAAAAIDPNNRGNTYLSYYYIGGANALALDLLLRQNRKTTLDAYMRAVWQQHGKEQQNYARPSPTPWPICSAYWARSAGTRPLRATFSAATSWVTSCPSLTSCWPRPASPCAASGPGRPAWSAA; encoded by the coding sequence ATGCGGAAATCCGCCGCCACTCTTCTTCTCGCCCTGGCTCTTCCCTTCGGAGCCCTGGCCCAGACGCCCGTGCAATACACCGTCGCCTTTCCCAACGCGGTGCACCACGAGGCCCAGGTTACCGTCGTATTTTCGGAACTGCCCAGCGGGCCGCTGCAGGTGCGCATGGCCCGCAGCTCGCCCGGCCGCTACGCCCTGCACGAGTTTGCCAAGAACGTGTACGATGTAAAAGCCACCGACTCGAAAGGCAAGACCCTGACCGTCAGCCGGCCCGACCCTTACGGTTGGGACGTGAGCGGGCACGACGGCACCGTGCGCTTTACCTACACCCTGTTTGGCGACCGGACCGACGGGACCTACGCCGGCATCGACGCTATCCATGCCCACCTGAACATGCCGGCTACCCTGGCCTATGGCCGCGGGCAGGAGCAGCGCCCGGCCGAGGTTAAATTTGAGCTGCCCGCGGGTTGGCAGGTAGCCACCCAGCTGCGCCCCGACCCCACCAAAGGCACCTATTACGCGCCCCATCTGCAGTATCTGATGGATAGCCCTACTTCCTTGGGCGCGCAGAAGCTGCGTTCCTGGCAGGAACAGGGCCGCACCATTGAAATGGCCGTGCTGCACGACGGCACCGAGGCCGAGCTGGACGCTTACGTGGGACAAGCCAAGAAAATCGTGAAGGAAGCCGCCGCTATTTTCGGGGAGTTGCCGGCCTATGATTTCGGCCGCTACACCTTCGTGGCCAACTACCTGCCCCAAACCAGCGGCGACGGAATGGAGCACCGCAACTCCACGTCGCTCACCAGCAACCGGCCCCTGCGCGGCCCCGGCGCCATCGACAACCTGGGCACGGTGTCGCACGAGTTTTTCCACGCTTGGAATGTGGAGCGCATCCGGCCCCGCGACCTGGAGCCCTTCGACTTCGACCGCGCCAATATGAGCAACTCGCTCTGGTTCGCCGAGGGCTTTACCCAGTACTACGGGGAGCTGCTGCTGCGCCGGGCCGGGGTGTACAATGACGACCAGTATTGCCAGGAAGCCTTGAGCGGGCTGGTAGGCGCCATGCTCAACTCGCCGGGAGCAGCCCGCTTCTCGCCGGTGCAGATGAGTCAGCAGGCCCCTTTCGTGGACGCCGCCGCCGCCATCGACCCCAACAACCGTGGCAACACTTACCTCTCCTACTACTACATCGGCGGGGCCAACGCCCTGGCCCTGGACCTGCTGCTGCGCCAGAACCGCAAGACCACGCTCGACGCCTACATGCGGGCCGTGTGGCAGCAGCACGGCAAAGAGCAGCAAAACTACGCCCGGCCAAGCCCTACACCCTGGCCGATTTGCAGCGCGTACTGGGCGAGGTCAGCCGGGACACGGCCTTTGCGGGCGACTTTTTCCGCCGCCACATCCTGGGTCACGAGCTGCCCAAGTTTGACCAGCTGCTGGCCCCGGCCGGCCTCACCGTGCGCCGCGTCCGGGCCGGGCAGGCCAGCCTGGTCAGCCGCCTGA
- a CDS encoding sodium:solute symporter, translating into MSPTLVLSLIAGYFTILIVIALLTSRKATSASFFVANRNVPWYMVAFAMIGTSLSGVSFISVPGMVQDKAWSYMAVVMGYLVGYLVIGTVLLPLYYRLNLVSIYTYLEQRFGFWSYKTGAALFLISRAIGAALRLYVVAGVLQVAVFDELGVPFAVTVAVSILLIYLYTFRGGLKTILWTDTFQTLAMLTSVGISVYLISDELNLGFQQVITTVRESEMSQVFFWEWTDSRKFWTQFISGMFITIVMTGLDQDLMQKNLSCRSLGDAQKNMFWFALILVPVNVLFLSLGVLLYQYAAAKGITLPVNAAGKVIGDDVFPLLATEHFSVFAGIVFILGIIAVTYSSADSALTALTTSFCVDFLTISKYPEARQSVLRQRTHLMFTVVLVIIILIFRMLNDQSLISAVFKAAGYTYGPLLGLFSFGIFTRRQLHDTYVPWMCAWPPVFCYILNANSKAWLGGYEFGFEILLVNGLLTFLGLLAISRQPAAELNPA; encoded by the coding sequence ATGTCCCCTACCCTGGTTCTGAGCCTGATTGCCGGCTACTTCACCATCCTCATCGTTATTGCCCTGCTCACCTCGCGCAAAGCCACCAGCGCCAGCTTTTTCGTGGCCAACCGCAACGTGCCCTGGTACATGGTGGCCTTCGCCATGATTGGCACCTCGCTCTCGGGCGTTTCCTTCATTTCGGTGCCCGGCATGGTACAGGACAAGGCCTGGAGCTACATGGCCGTGGTCATGGGCTATTTGGTCGGGTACCTGGTAATCGGCACGGTGCTGCTGCCCCTATATTACCGGCTCAATCTGGTGTCCATCTACACCTACCTGGAGCAGCGCTTCGGCTTTTGGAGCTACAAGACCGGGGCGGCGCTCTTCCTGATTTCAAGGGCCATCGGGGCAGCCCTGCGCCTCTACGTAGTGGCGGGCGTGCTGCAGGTAGCCGTCTTCGACGAGCTGGGCGTGCCCTTTGCCGTGACGGTGGCCGTGAGCATTCTGCTGATTTACCTCTACACCTTCCGCGGCGGCCTCAAAACCATTCTCTGGACCGACACCTTCCAGACCCTGGCCATGCTCACCTCGGTGGGCATCTCGGTCTACCTGATTTCGGATGAGCTCAACCTGGGCTTCCAGCAGGTGATTACCACGGTGCGGGAGTCGGAAATGTCGCAGGTGTTTTTCTGGGAGTGGACCGACTCGCGCAAGTTCTGGACCCAGTTCATTTCCGGCATGTTCATTACCATAGTCATGACCGGCCTCGACCAGGATTTGATGCAGAAAAACCTGAGCTGCCGCTCCCTGGGCGACGCGCAGAAAAACATGTTCTGGTTTGCCCTCATCCTGGTGCCGGTCAACGTGCTGTTCCTGTCCCTGGGCGTGCTGCTCTACCAATATGCTGCCGCCAAGGGCATTACCCTGCCCGTGAATGCCGCCGGCAAGGTCATCGGCGACGACGTATTTCCGCTGCTGGCCACCGAGCACTTCTCCGTGTTTGCCGGCATCGTGTTTATCCTGGGCATCATTGCCGTTACCTACTCCTCCGCCGACTCGGCCCTGACGGCCCTGACCACCTCCTTCTGCGTCGACTTTCTGACCATCAGCAAGTACCCCGAGGCCCGGCAGAGCGTGCTGCGCCAGCGCACCCACCTGATGTTTACCGTGGTGCTGGTCATCATCATCCTCATCTTCCGGATGCTGAACGACCAGAGCCTGATTTCGGCCGTGTTCAAGGCCGCCGGCTACACCTACGGGCCATTGCTGGGCCTCTTCAGCTTCGGCATCTTCACCCGCCGCCAGCTCCACGACACCTACGTGCCCTGGATGTGCGCCTGGCCGCCGGTGTTCTGCTACATTCTCAACGCCAACTCCAAGGCCTGGCTGGGCGGCTACGAGTTCGGCTTCGAGATTCTGCTCGTCAATGGCCTGCTGACCTTCCTGGGCTTGCTCGCCATTTCGCGCCAGCCCGCCGCCGAATTGAACCCAGCGTAG
- a CDS encoding MBL fold metallo-hydrolase, protein MTENPQKEEKKADTWVPEVVNCSEFLAGQEDGLVWLGHATFVLRTENTTLLFDPLLFDSAFLKRRHPLPCRPEELTNIDLLLLSHGHRDHLDEASIKLVAKQNPEVQVLTSLRMAPLLRGMASSLRVQEAGWWQQYSIDWESMGLEDPASPPLEIYYLPAAHWHRRGLTDLNKVLWGSFLIRTQDKLIYFGGDSAYAGHFEDIERQFGPIDICMLGIGAYKPAFMMQLSHTNPHEAAKAANVLRAGHMVPMHHGTFDLSDEPASEPIRILQDVAHGNMLRGELHVPKVGEVLPWTQWE, encoded by the coding sequence ATGACTGAGAACCCACAAAAGGAGGAGAAGAAAGCCGATACCTGGGTGCCGGAAGTCGTGAACTGCTCGGAGTTTCTGGCGGGGCAGGAAGATGGGCTGGTGTGGCTGGGCCACGCCACCTTCGTGCTGCGCACGGAGAACACCACCTTGCTCTTCGACCCCCTGCTGTTCGATTCGGCGTTTCTGAAGCGGCGTCACCCCCTGCCCTGCCGACCCGAGGAGCTTACCAACATTGACCTGCTGCTGCTCAGCCACGGCCACCGCGACCATCTGGATGAGGCCTCCATCAAGCTGGTAGCCAAGCAGAATCCGGAAGTACAGGTGCTGACTTCGCTACGAATGGCGCCACTGCTGCGCGGCATGGCCTCTTCCCTGCGGGTGCAGGAAGCCGGCTGGTGGCAGCAGTACAGCATTGACTGGGAGAGTATGGGGTTGGAGGACCCTGCGTCGCCGCCCCTGGAAATCTACTACCTGCCGGCTGCCCACTGGCACCGCCGCGGCCTTACCGACCTGAACAAGGTGCTCTGGGGCAGCTTCCTGATTCGCACCCAGGACAAGCTCATCTACTTCGGCGGCGACTCGGCCTACGCCGGCCATTTCGAGGACATCGAGCGGCAGTTTGGTCCCATTGATATCTGTATGCTGGGCATCGGGGCCTACAAGCCGGCCTTTATGATGCAGCTCAGCCACACCAACCCCCACGAAGCAGCCAAGGCGGCCAACGTGCTGCGAGCCGGCCACATGGTACCCATGCATCACGGCACCTTCGACTTGAGCGACGAGCCAGCCTCCGAGCCCATCCGCATCCTGCAGGACGTGGCCCACGGCAACATGCTGCGCGGCGAACTGCACGTGCCTAAAGTCGGGGAAGTGTTGCCCTGGACGCAGTGGGAATAA
- a CDS encoding T9SS type A sorting domain-containing protein has protein sequence MAHIQLYPNPTAGNVTLELAGLQEQAPVRAEVVNNLGQVVQRLVLPVRQGHATLDLSAQPAGLYTVQLYTSAGLVVKKVVRQ, from the coding sequence TTGGCTCATATCCAGCTGTATCCTAATCCTACCGCCGGTAACGTAACACTGGAGTTAGCTGGCCTGCAGGAGCAGGCACCCGTGCGGGCCGAAGTAGTGAACAACCTGGGCCAGGTGGTGCAGCGCCTGGTCCTGCCGGTGCGGCAGGGCCACGCCACCTTGGACCTAAGCGCCCAGCCCGCCGGTCTTTACACCGTGCAGCTATATACCAGCGCAGGTTTGGTCGTGAAAAAAGTAGTGCGGCAATAG
- a CDS encoding T9SS type A sorting domain-containing protein, with protein sequence MKYYLLLLALGLGAGKLLAQQRPALPLATIPRPASLLLAQTPAALKNRNGLVFKPRRTVTYTWDKGLNGWTATPMLTTKAYDAAGRETQVVLSDSVTGQGQTRSSIAYNAAGNPTLMLHEQWENGAWQNWYRTMTTYSADNEITEQLVQAWQNGAWQNTSRWTSNHTRQALSGQTVQEQQTWQNGAWVTQARTRLSTTYNAGDAPLEIVREHLNVATGVWLPHLRWAYTYPSATSRDYATELYQVADNGVYLNAYRTGNIRYDTQHRQTYVEEERWLNGAWQLTNRLTTAYLANGGRQALAEERTQANTWVLFSRFTQAFDNAGNEVGYTVEQWMNNRWRVNGSFRRVLRYSAAGELVARVDHFYSESNGAPEDNYTEKFTYGDFQSITLGGQANAALAAQIQLYPNPSSGKVMIELAGLREAVPVDVVNSLGQVVQRLVLRPQQGRTELDLSAQPAGLYTVQLYTAAGLVVKKVVRQ encoded by the coding sequence ATGAAATACTATTTACTCCTATTGGCCCTCGGGCTGGGCGCTGGCAAGCTGCTGGCCCAACAACGACCGGCCCTGCCGCTGGCAACTATTCCCCGGCCGGCTAGCCTACTATTGGCGCAGACCCCGGCGGCGCTGAAAAACCGGAATGGGCTAGTATTCAAGCCCCGCCGCACGGTGACCTACACCTGGGACAAGGGCTTGAATGGTTGGACCGCCACGCCCATGCTTACCACTAAAGCCTACGACGCGGCCGGCCGCGAGACGCAGGTAGTGCTGAGCGACTCAGTTACCGGGCAGGGCCAAACGCGCAGCAGCATTGCCTACAACGCGGCCGGTAATCCCACGCTGATGCTGCACGAGCAATGGGAGAATGGCGCATGGCAGAACTGGTATCGCACCATGACTACCTACAGCGCCGACAACGAGATAACCGAGCAGCTGGTGCAGGCCTGGCAGAATGGCGCGTGGCAAAACACGTCGCGCTGGACCAGCAACCATACCCGCCAGGCACTGAGCGGGCAAACGGTGCAAGAGCAGCAGACGTGGCAAAACGGGGCGTGGGTCACGCAGGCCCGTACGCGGTTGTCTACCACGTACAACGCGGGCGATGCGCCCCTGGAAATCGTGCGGGAGCATCTCAACGTCGCTACCGGCGTTTGGCTGCCCCACCTGCGGTGGGCCTATACCTACCCCTCGGCTACCTCCCGCGACTATGCTACTGAACTGTATCAGGTGGCGGACAACGGCGTGTACCTCAACGCCTACCGTACCGGCAACATTCGCTACGACACCCAGCACCGGCAGACCTACGTGGAGGAGGAGCGGTGGCTGAACGGTGCCTGGCAGTTGACTAACCGGCTGACTACTGCATATTTAGCCAATGGTGGGCGGCAAGCCCTGGCAGAAGAACGGACGCAGGCCAACACCTGGGTACTTTTCTCGCGCTTCACCCAAGCCTTCGACAACGCCGGTAACGAGGTCGGCTACACCGTCGAGCAGTGGATGAATAACCGCTGGCGCGTGAACGGGTCTTTTCGAAGAGTACTGCGCTATTCGGCCGCCGGGGAGCTAGTAGCCCGGGTAGACCATTTTTACAGTGAGTCAAACGGAGCGCCAGAAGACAATTACACGGAAAAGTTTACCTACGGCGACTTCCAGAGCATCACGCTGGGCGGGCAGGCCAACGCCGCGCTGGCCGCCCAAATCCAGCTCTACCCCAACCCCAGCTCGGGCAAAGTCATGATCGAGCTGGCCGGGCTGCGGGAGGCTGTGCCGGTGGACGTAGTGAACAGCCTGGGCCAGGTAGTGCAGCGTCTTGTGCTTCGGCCGCAGCAGGGCCGCACGGAGCTTGACCTCAGCGCCCAGCCCGCCGGCCTCTATACCGTGCAGCTGTACACCGCTGCCGGGTTGGTAGTGAAGAAAGTAGTGCGCCAGTAG
- a CDS encoding phosphatase PAP2 family protein, with amino-acid sequence MTKLITRLLTLLTFLVVEVGVLLLVFLSSLVAFFYLTRVVFVQHSAVLDQWGFAYMDQLRAAVPGLTSWVIGITFFASAPFLVGAGVLLPALLAWRQRRHEALEVFWAVAGSAILNQIFKTHFHRLRPDTALFPQMGLSFPSGHAMIGMALYGCLAWLLWRHRRHPLLAVALLLWAVLIGCTRIYLHVHYTTDVLAGFVAGLAWLVLLRSGLHLWWRNS; translated from the coding sequence ATGACTAAGCTCATCACGCGCCTGCTCACGCTTCTGACCTTCCTGGTGGTGGAAGTAGGCGTATTGCTGCTGGTTTTTCTAAGCTCTTTGGTCGCCTTTTTCTACCTGACGCGCGTCGTGTTTGTGCAGCACTCCGCCGTACTCGACCAGTGGGGCTTTGCCTACATGGATCAGCTGCGGGCCGCCGTGCCCGGCCTGACGAGTTGGGTAATAGGCATTACTTTTTTCGCCTCCGCGCCTTTTCTGGTAGGAGCAGGGGTGCTGCTGCCGGCCCTGCTGGCCTGGCGCCAGAGGCGGCACGAAGCTCTGGAGGTGTTCTGGGCCGTGGCCGGCTCGGCCATTCTCAACCAGATTTTCAAAACCCACTTTCACCGCCTACGCCCCGATACGGCTCTGTTTCCGCAAATGGGCCTGAGCTTTCCGAGCGGGCACGCCATGATTGGCATGGCGCTCTACGGCTGCCTGGCCTGGCTGCTCTGGCGCCACCGGCGTCACCCGCTGCTGGCCGTGGCCCTGCTGCTGTGGGCCGTGCTTATCGGCTGCACCCGCATCTACCTGCACGTGCACTACACCACCGACGTGCTGGCCGGCTTCGTGGCCGGTCTGGCCTGGCTGGTACTGCTGCGCTCCGGCCTGCACCTCTGGTGGCGAAATTCTTAA
- a CDS encoding PDZ domain-containing protein, whose amino-acid sequence MRRVRAGQASLVSRLSFNPADSTASIGSTLVGSPLYQAGLDREDVLRKIDGQRLSSAKAVQELLAAHKPGDVVPVEYRTRGGIRTAQVTLAEDPTLEVVTNETAQKPVTKAMKKFRADWLSGKAK is encoded by the coding sequence GTGCGCCGCGTCCGGGCCGGGCAGGCCAGCCTGGTCAGCCGCCTGAGCTTTAACCCCGCCGACAGCACCGCCAGCATTGGCAGCACGCTGGTCGGCAGCCCGCTCTACCAGGCCGGCCTCGACCGGGAAGACGTGCTGCGCAAGATTGACGGGCAGCGCCTGAGCAGCGCCAAAGCCGTGCAGGAGCTGCTGGCCGCCCACAAGCCCGGCGACGTAGTGCCGGTGGAGTACCGCACCCGCGGCGGCATTCGCACGGCCCAGGTGACGCTGGCTGAAGACCCGACCCTGGAAGTGGTAACCAACGAAACCGCCCAGAAGCCAGTGACCAAGGCCATGAAGAAATTCCGGGCCGACTGGCTCAGCGGGAAAGCCAAGTAG
- a CDS encoding Bax inhibitor-1/YccA family protein, whose translation MEELVPENQSEQPELMIPAEEAAQIQVRFMTQVYGWMAGALALTGGVAMLVGASPEIQELVFGNRLVFFGLILLEIFVVGYLGRNLFEMSPNQAVGAFASYALLNGVTLGIIFMVYTAESIASTFFITAGTFGVMSLYGYLTGTDLSRWGNLLFMALIGLVIASVVNMFLASSMLYWITSFIGVALFVALTAYDTQKVKDMAFIGYGDEGADRKAAVWGALTLYLDFVNLFLYLLRFFGRRK comes from the coding sequence ATGGAAGAGTTAGTACCCGAAAATCAATCCGAGCAGCCCGAGCTGATGATTCCGGCCGAAGAAGCCGCCCAGATTCAGGTGCGGTTTATGACCCAGGTCTACGGCTGGATGGCCGGGGCCCTGGCCCTCACGGGCGGCGTAGCCATGCTGGTAGGCGCCTCCCCCGAAATTCAGGAGCTGGTATTCGGCAACCGGCTGGTGTTCTTCGGCCTGATACTCCTGGAAATATTTGTGGTGGGCTACCTGGGACGCAACCTGTTCGAGATGTCGCCCAACCAGGCCGTCGGCGCTTTTGCCAGCTATGCCCTGCTCAACGGCGTTACGCTGGGTATCATCTTTATGGTGTACACGGCCGAGTCCATTGCCTCCACCTTCTTTATCACGGCCGGCACGTTCGGCGTGATGAGTCTCTACGGCTACTTGACGGGCACCGACCTGAGCCGCTGGGGCAACCTACTGTTCATGGCACTTATTGGCCTTGTCATTGCCTCGGTGGTGAATATGTTCCTGGCCAGCTCGATGCTGTACTGGATTACCAGCTTCATCGGCGTGGCCCTGTTTGTGGCCCTCACCGCCTACGACACCCAGAAAGTAAAAGACATGGCCTTTATTGGCTACGGCGACGAAGGCGCCGACCGCAAAGCCGCCGTCTGGGGCGCCCTGACGCTCTACCTCGACTTTGTGAACCTGTTCCTCTACCTGCTGCGCTTTTTCGGCCGCCGCAAGTAA